In Arthrobacter ramosus, one DNA window encodes the following:
- a CDS encoding NlpC/P60 family protein, translating to MSSRSTVARHRAAVTKTNSLAVIAKTVGSNAGGVGRQAAVIAAASGLVLTSGIAANAAETNVPRESTSTSALEVQSIAQASISADSSVAIKYERPAVSTEAAPVVAAPVATQEAAPATQAATGAATGSSTLSVTAAVSPATKVASGKGAAIAAAAYAQLGVAQDCTALASNSLAAVGINFHGWPADYLSLGRTVSAAEAQPGDLVYYQNGGMGMAHIAVYVGNGMAVHGGWNGGTTALYSVNVGSGPVFIRVGG from the coding sequence GTGTCTTCACGCTCTACTGTTGCGCGCCACCGTGCCGCGGTCACCAAGACCAACTCGCTTGCCGTTATCGCTAAGACTGTCGGCAGCAACGCCGGTGGCGTAGGCCGTCAGGCAGCTGTTATCGCAGCTGCTTCCGGTCTGGTGCTCACTAGCGGTATCGCAGCCAACGCTGCAGAAACCAACGTCCCTCGCGAGTCCACTTCGACCTCCGCCCTGGAAGTCCAGTCCATCGCCCAAGCCAGCATTTCGGCCGACTCCTCCGTCGCCATCAAGTACGAGCGCCCGGCGGTCTCCACCGAAGCTGCTCCGGTTGTCGCAGCTCCGGTTGCCACGCAGGAAGCTGCTCCGGCTACGCAGGCTGCAACGGGTGCCGCTACCGGCTCCTCGACGCTCTCTGTCACCGCTGCTGTTTCACCTGCAACGAAGGTTGCCAGCGGCAAGGGCGCAGCAATTGCTGCCGCAGCTTACGCACAGCTTGGCGTTGCCCAGGACTGCACCGCCCTGGCTTCGAACTCCCTGGCCGCTGTTGGGATCAACTTCCACGGCTGGCCGGCAGACTACCTCTCTCTTGGCCGTACGGTCAGCGCTGCTGAAGCGCAGCCGGGAGACTTGGTCTACTACCAGAACGGTGGCATGGGCATGGCCCACATCGCCGTTTACGTCGGCAACGGCATGGCGGTCCACGGCGGCTGGAACGGTGGCACCACCGCCCTTTACAGCGTCAACGTCGGCTCCGGCCCGGTCTTCATCCGCGTTGGTGGCTAA
- a CDS encoding M23 family metallopeptidase codes for MTTQNTRGRRRASGPTAELRSASAVEHDRPRDPHRELRRRKGPLRQIAEFAAASGAGQKAGVALAATGLILTVAMPGTSAMTATAESSQAASAVGTQPEIPAAASATIDFSRAAVSTTADPDSKLKQLLSAQSVGTIKTSSSKGTLGAPLDTLTTASPFGYRVNPITGGLGEFHRGQDFVAQCGTQVHAAAAGKVTFAGWHPYGGGNRIVVDHGNGLETTYNHLSSFNVQVGQTVSRGDVIALSGTTGASTGCHLHFEVMVNGDVVDPLGWL; via the coding sequence TTGACTACGCAGAACACCAGGGGCCGCAGGCGCGCGTCCGGTCCTACTGCTGAGCTGCGGAGCGCAAGCGCCGTCGAGCACGATCGGCCCCGCGATCCCCATCGCGAACTTCGCCGCCGCAAGGGTCCTTTGCGGCAGATAGCCGAGTTCGCTGCGGCGAGCGGGGCGGGACAGAAGGCCGGAGTGGCCCTTGCCGCGACGGGCCTCATCCTGACGGTCGCCATGCCGGGCACAAGCGCCATGACGGCCACGGCCGAATCGAGCCAGGCCGCCTCGGCGGTGGGCACCCAGCCTGAGATTCCGGCCGCGGCAAGCGCCACGATCGACTTCAGCCGTGCTGCGGTTTCCACCACGGCGGATCCGGACAGCAAACTCAAGCAGCTCTTGAGCGCGCAGTCCGTCGGCACCATCAAGACGTCGTCCTCCAAAGGCACCCTGGGGGCGCCGCTGGACACACTGACCACGGCCTCGCCTTTCGGCTATCGTGTGAATCCCATCACGGGCGGCTTGGGGGAGTTCCACCGGGGCCAGGACTTCGTGGCCCAGTGCGGCACCCAGGTCCATGCTGCCGCCGCCGGCAAGGTCACTTTCGCTGGCTGGCATCCGTATGGCGGCGGAAACCGCATTGTGGTGGACCACGGCAACGGCCTGGAAACCACGTACAACCATTTGTCTTCGTTCAACGTCCAGGTGGGCCAGACGGTCAGCCGCGGCGATGTCATCGCATTGAGCGGCACCACCGGCGCCTCTACCGGCTGCCACCTCCATTTTGAAGTCATGGTCAACGGCGACGTCGTTGACCCCCTGGGCTGGCTGTAG
- a CDS encoding metal-dependent transcriptional regulator: MTDLIDTTEMYLRTILELEEENIVALRARIAERLRHSGPTVSQTIGRMERDGLVIVSDDRHLELTETGRKRATEVMRKHRLAERLLADVIGLDWAYVHDEACRWEHVMSERVERRLYELLDHPTESPYGNPIPGLEALGGVASHAFTDGVVNLLDAMNEYSPENRVTVSRLAEPIQVEPELLVQLDEGGIRPGARVSLERVGEYISVRVPNIDGALELPPEVASHVFVTVA, translated from the coding sequence ATGACGGATCTGATCGATACCACTGAGATGTATCTTCGGACCATTTTGGAGCTTGAAGAAGAGAACATCGTGGCTCTTCGCGCACGCATCGCCGAGCGCTTGCGGCACTCCGGCCCCACCGTTTCCCAGACGATCGGACGGATGGAGCGCGACGGCCTGGTGATTGTGTCCGATGACCGGCACCTTGAGCTGACTGAAACGGGCCGGAAACGCGCCACCGAGGTCATGCGCAAGCACAGGCTCGCCGAACGGCTCCTGGCAGATGTCATTGGACTGGACTGGGCTTACGTCCACGATGAAGCGTGCCGCTGGGAGCATGTCATGAGTGAGCGCGTGGAACGGCGGCTCTATGAGCTGCTGGACCACCCCACGGAATCGCCGTATGGCAACCCCATTCCCGGACTCGAAGCGCTGGGTGGAGTCGCCTCCCACGCCTTTACGGATGGCGTGGTCAACCTTCTCGACGCGATGAACGAATACTCACCTGAAAACCGGGTCACCGTCAGCCGCCTGGCTGAACCGATCCAGGTGGAACCGGAACTTCTGGTGCAGCTGGACGAGGGCGGAATCCGCCCCGGAGCCAGGGTTTCCCTGGAACGTGTGGGGGAGTACATCTCCGTTCGCGTGCCCAATATCGACGGCGCGCTGGAGCTGCCGCCTGAGGTAGCCTCGCACGTGTTTGTCACGGTCGCCTAG
- the serC gene encoding phosphoserine transaminase — protein sequence MSDNSITIPADLLPKDGRFGAGPSKVRPEQIEALSAASTTILGTSHRQAPVKNLVGSVREGLSQFFRAPEGYEVILGVGGSTAFWDVASFGLVEKKAQHLSFGEFGSKFASATNKAPFLEASSIIKSEPGTRPVSQAEAGVDVYAWPQNETSTGVAAPVKRVQGSDDGALVLVDATSAAGGLDVDVAEADVYYFAPQKNFASDGGLWLGLFSPAALERAARIKASGRWIPDFLDLQTAIDNSKLNQTYNTPSLSTLVTLDAQVQWLNKSGGLDFASGRTADSASRIYNWAEASEYATPFVAKAEDRSNVIATIDFDDSIDAAAIAKVLRANGIVDTEPYRKLGRNQLRIATFVAIEPDDVSALLASIDFVVGELKK from the coding sequence GTGAGCGACAACAGCATCACTATCCCCGCCGATTTGCTGCCCAAGGACGGCCGCTTCGGCGCCGGGCCCTCCAAGGTCCGCCCGGAGCAGATCGAGGCCCTGTCCGCCGCCTCGACAACGATCCTCGGTACCTCCCACCGCCAGGCACCCGTCAAGAACCTGGTGGGTTCCGTCCGCGAGGGACTTAGCCAGTTCTTCCGTGCGCCCGAGGGCTACGAGGTGATTCTCGGCGTCGGAGGCTCCACCGCGTTCTGGGATGTCGCCAGCTTCGGCCTGGTCGAAAAGAAGGCCCAGCATCTCTCCTTCGGTGAGTTCGGTTCCAAGTTCGCTTCGGCAACCAACAAGGCACCTTTCCTTGAAGCTTCGTCCATCATCAAGTCCGAGCCAGGCACCCGACCGGTTTCCCAGGCCGAGGCAGGCGTGGACGTGTACGCGTGGCCGCAGAACGAAACCTCGACGGGTGTGGCCGCTCCGGTCAAGCGCGTCCAGGGCAGCGACGACGGCGCCTTGGTTCTGGTGGACGCGACGTCCGCAGCCGGCGGCCTGGATGTTGATGTTGCCGAGGCCGACGTCTACTACTTCGCGCCGCAAAAGAACTTTGCCTCCGACGGCGGCCTGTGGCTCGGCCTCTTCTCCCCCGCCGCCCTGGAGCGCGCCGCCCGCATCAAGGCAAGCGGCCGCTGGATCCCCGATTTCCTCGACCTGCAGACGGCTATCGACAACTCGAAGCTCAACCAGACCTACAACACGCCGTCCCTGTCCACCTTGGTGACATTGGATGCCCAGGTCCAGTGGCTCAACAAGAGCGGTGGCCTGGACTTCGCGTCCGGACGCACCGCGGACTCCGCAAGCCGCATCTACAACTGGGCCGAGGCCTCCGAGTACGCCACGCCGTTCGTCGCGAAGGCCGAGGACCGCTCCAATGTCATCGCCACGATCGATTTCGATGATTCGATCGACGCCGCGGCCATCGCCAAGGTCCTGCGCGCCAACGGGATCGTGGACACCGAGCCGTACCGCAAGTTGGGCCGCAACCAGCTGCGCATCGCTACCTTCGTTGCCATCGAGCCGGACGACGTCTCTGCATTGCTCGCCAGCATCGACTTCGTGGTGGGCGAACTGAAGAAGTAA
- a CDS encoding MFS transporter produces the protein MSTFKSLGVLNYRIWFIGALISNVGTWMQRTAQDWLVFAHLSNHDAGAMGVTLALQLGPQLFLAPWAGLLADRYSRRSLLVMTQSAMAVLSTGLGLLVLSGAAQLWHVYVFALLLGVVSALDAPVRQTFVSELVKDDYLSNAVALNSASFNVARMIGPAVAGVLTVAVGPGWVFMINTLTFLAMLGAIRAIPLSSLRVQPRAAAGKGRIREGLRYVRNRPDIVVVLVAIFIMGTFGLNFVLFIAAMVGTEFGMDAGAFGLLNSVMAIGSVAGALLAARRGRPRMRLIFAAAGGFGIASGLAALAPNYAMFALALIPCGLFALTMITSANGYVQSTTEPVMRGRVMALYMAIFMGGTPIGAPFVGWVSNVAGPRWAVGVAAVAGGSTAVVGIVWIIRARQLRLRFDSSARGMRFFRIESQGAGPANGL, from the coding sequence ATGTCCACCTTCAAATCGCTGGGTGTCCTTAACTACCGCATTTGGTTCATTGGTGCCCTCATTTCCAACGTCGGCACGTGGATGCAACGGACGGCCCAGGACTGGCTGGTCTTCGCCCATCTGAGCAACCACGATGCCGGCGCGATGGGCGTGACCTTGGCCCTCCAACTGGGTCCGCAGCTTTTCCTGGCCCCGTGGGCCGGACTGCTTGCCGACCGCTACAGCCGGCGCAGCCTCCTGGTCATGACCCAATCGGCCATGGCGGTCCTGAGCACTGGCTTGGGACTCCTGGTTCTGAGCGGTGCAGCGCAGTTGTGGCATGTCTACGTGTTCGCGCTCTTGCTTGGTGTCGTCTCGGCACTTGACGCCCCGGTTCGCCAGACGTTCGTGTCGGAGCTGGTCAAGGACGACTATCTTTCCAACGCCGTTGCATTGAACAGCGCATCCTTCAACGTTGCCCGCATGATCGGTCCCGCCGTGGCCGGCGTGTTGACGGTGGCAGTGGGGCCGGGCTGGGTATTCATGATCAATACCCTGACCTTCCTCGCAATGCTTGGCGCGATCCGGGCCATTCCCCTTTCCTCTTTGCGCGTCCAACCCCGGGCCGCCGCGGGCAAGGGCCGCATCCGCGAAGGGCTTCGCTATGTCCGCAATCGCCCGGACATCGTGGTTGTCCTCGTTGCGATTTTCATCATGGGCACGTTCGGCCTGAACTTCGTCCTCTTCATCGCGGCCATGGTCGGCACGGAGTTCGGCATGGACGCGGGAGCATTCGGGCTCCTCAACTCAGTCATGGCGATCGGTTCCGTCGCAGGAGCGTTGCTTGCAGCCCGGCGCGGCCGGCCGCGGATGCGGCTCATCTTCGCCGCGGCGGGCGGGTTCGGAATCGCGAGCGGACTGGCTGCCCTGGCGCCGAATTACGCCATGTTTGCCTTGGCCCTGATTCCCTGCGGACTGTTTGCCCTGACCATGATCACGAGCGCCAACGGCTACGTGCAGTCCACCACGGAACCTGTCATGCGCGGCAGGGTCATGGCACTCTACATGGCCATCTTCATGGGTGGAACGCCCATCGGTGCACCGTTCGTCGGATGGGTATCCAACGTGGCCGGACCCCGATGGGCTGTGGGCGTGGCCGCCGTCGCGGGCGGCAGCACCGCCGTCGTCGGCATCGTGTGGATCATCCGCGCGCGCCAGCTGCGCCTCCGTTTCGACAGCAGCGCCCGCGGCATGCGGTTCTTCCGCATTGAGTCCCAGGGCGCGGGTCCAGCCAATGGCCTTTAA
- a CDS encoding DUF3027 domain-containing protein, with the protein MTSESAEARPEENGTGAAPATAGPGAERKPATAKPRTGLPVWRVGKPDAFLAAAVDVARNAVETIAKPGEIGPHIAARSEGERVVTHLFESRLAGYGGWQWYAVVTRNSRSKVVTVSELGLLPSEDSILAPEWVPWAKRVRPEDEAAEAEELAEEAGVPVDEDDDGGPSGEDVAASGDEQENDDADDIEAD; encoded by the coding sequence ATGACATCGGAATCCGCTGAAGCCCGTCCTGAAGAAAACGGCACTGGTGCCGCTCCGGCAACGGCTGGTCCCGGTGCTGAGCGGAAGCCGGCAACGGCGAAACCCCGCACCGGCCTTCCTGTGTGGCGCGTCGGCAAGCCCGACGCTTTCCTGGCGGCCGCTGTCGACGTCGCCCGCAATGCGGTGGAGACGATTGCCAAACCGGGTGAAATCGGACCGCATATTGCCGCGCGCTCCGAAGGCGAACGCGTGGTCACGCACCTGTTCGAATCGCGGCTGGCCGGCTACGGTGGTTGGCAGTGGTACGCCGTCGTGACCCGCAACTCGCGCTCCAAAGTGGTCACGGTCAGCGAGCTTGGCCTGCTGCCGTCGGAGGACTCCATCCTCGCGCCTGAATGGGTGCCTTGGGCAAAGCGCGTCCGTCCGGAGGACGAGGCTGCCGAGGCTGAAGAGTTGGCGGAGGAGGCTGGCGTCCCCGTTGACGAGGACGACGACGGCGGCCCCTCCGGTGAGGACGTCGCCGCCTCCGGTGACGAACAAGAGAACGACGACGCCGACGACATCGAGGCTGACTAG
- a CDS encoding cold-shock protein, with translation MPTGKVKWYDKEKGFGFLAAEDGQEVFLPKSALPEGVADLKAGTRVEFGVADGRRGAQALGLRVLDKLPSIAKAKRMNARELAPVVQDLVSVLDNLSGTLSAGKYPEGAKGKAIAAALRKVADELEA, from the coding sequence GTGCCCACCGGCAAGGTCAAGTGGTATGACAAGGAAAAAGGCTTCGGATTCCTCGCAGCAGAGGACGGCCAGGAAGTGTTTCTGCCCAAATCCGCACTGCCCGAAGGCGTAGCGGATCTCAAGGCGGGCACCCGGGTTGAGTTCGGCGTCGCCGACGGTCGCCGGGGCGCCCAGGCGCTTGGCCTCCGCGTGCTGGACAAGTTGCCGTCCATCGCCAAAGCCAAGCGCATGAACGCCCGCGAGCTCGCTCCGGTAGTCCAGGACCTCGTCTCTGTCCTGGACAACCTCTCTGGCACGTTGTCCGCCGGTAAGTACCCTGAAGGCGCCAAGGGCAAGGCCATCGCCGCCGCCCTGCGCAAGGTTGCCGACGAGCTGGAAGCCTAA
- a CDS encoding helicase-associated domain-containing protein yields MSLIRALSKELEARSDDSLRALFAARPDLISPVVPDFAALAARASARVSVQRALERLNKPEMQVLETLHLCTNTDTGHSVSAAGLKKCINGATLAALEPILNKLQELALIHRADPPATVHNPGRQRFYLPVGSLKDVIGIYPAGLGRSYTELVRLQPAFAQRVVHLVAELHQSGANILAATTPMDAALALQRWTSTPENLQHILSEAPVRTRPLLNKFGSWAMGAVPQAQRKASVLHEGRDVGPVDWLLARGLLVPLDAGHVELPHSVGLSLRGGAIVDHFTLKPPVPELGQTSAALRRNAAMGAIAEVLRLVGELLYAVREQPVVTLRSGGVGVRELKRLADSLRLGLSETALVLELSALSGLLRLDVDSSTWVQPPSVEWLTLPRQDQWLWLVNAWLASERAPSLVGQTLSGPATTAPRSGSPAGSINALSAEAQRPDAPLVRKRILEILEELSLEVQAPDGKAPVLNAEAVMERAEWAQPRMSRRFSSLVRGILHEAELLGLMGSGALTQLGSAIATEQPELALSVLGEHLPAAVNHVLLQADLTAVAPGYLAPELSEKLLLIADAEGQGPATIFRFSGDSIRRALDAGQDAETILAFLRTHSATDVPQPLRYLIKDIASRHGRLRVASSPSFIQSDDEAAIAELVREPGAASLGLVRIAPTVLTSAASPRETARVLRELGLSPAVQEAETAVVRYKRTTAVAGGVRPVYTAPRIAPPDDDVDAQLAVLRHHRAVHSEVTGEAATQLGLETLQRAIRLKQAVTMNVVDGLGNSNTETVVPVSVSGGRVRVFDAARDTERVLSIHRIIDVEPAGDPRK; encoded by the coding sequence ATGTCCCTTATTCGCGCGCTCAGCAAGGAACTGGAAGCGCGCAGCGATGATTCGCTGCGGGCCCTGTTTGCCGCGCGGCCGGACCTCATCTCCCCTGTGGTCCCGGACTTCGCTGCACTCGCGGCGCGGGCAAGTGCCCGGGTCAGCGTGCAGCGCGCCCTGGAACGGCTCAACAAACCGGAGATGCAGGTACTGGAGACACTCCACCTGTGCACCAACACGGACACTGGCCACAGCGTCTCCGCGGCGGGACTGAAGAAGTGCATCAATGGCGCCACCCTTGCCGCTCTCGAGCCGATCCTGAACAAGCTCCAGGAACTGGCCCTCATCCACCGGGCCGATCCGCCGGCCACGGTGCACAATCCAGGCCGTCAGCGTTTCTACTTGCCGGTGGGCAGCCTCAAGGACGTCATCGGCATCTACCCGGCCGGTTTGGGCCGCAGCTACACCGAGTTGGTGCGGCTGCAACCGGCCTTCGCCCAGCGGGTGGTGCATCTTGTTGCCGAACTCCACCAGAGCGGCGCCAATATCCTGGCCGCCACGACGCCCATGGACGCGGCGTTGGCGCTGCAACGTTGGACATCGACACCGGAGAACCTTCAGCACATCCTGTCCGAGGCACCCGTACGGACGCGTCCCCTTTTGAACAAGTTCGGCAGTTGGGCCATGGGCGCCGTTCCCCAGGCCCAGCGCAAGGCTTCCGTGCTCCATGAAGGCCGCGACGTCGGTCCCGTGGACTGGCTCTTGGCCCGAGGTTTGCTTGTCCCCTTGGACGCCGGGCACGTTGAGCTCCCGCACAGCGTCGGTCTGTCCCTGCGCGGCGGCGCGATCGTGGACCACTTCACGTTGAAGCCTCCCGTGCCGGAGCTGGGCCAGACGAGTGCTGCCTTGCGCCGGAATGCCGCCATGGGTGCCATCGCCGAAGTACTCCGGCTGGTGGGTGAACTCCTGTACGCGGTCCGCGAGCAGCCGGTGGTTACCCTGCGCAGCGGAGGGGTAGGTGTGCGTGAACTCAAACGCCTGGCCGACAGCCTCCGCCTGGGGTTGTCCGAGACCGCCCTGGTCCTCGAGCTCAGTGCCTTGTCAGGATTGCTGCGGCTCGATGTGGACAGTTCCACCTGGGTGCAACCGCCATCGGTGGAATGGCTCACGCTCCCCCGCCAGGATCAGTGGCTCTGGCTGGTCAACGCCTGGCTCGCCAGCGAGCGCGCTCCTTCCCTCGTGGGACAAACCCTCTCCGGGCCGGCCACCACGGCACCGCGATCCGGCTCTCCGGCAGGTTCCATCAATGCCCTGTCCGCCGAGGCCCAACGCCCTGACGCCCCGCTGGTCCGCAAACGGATTCTGGAGATCCTCGAAGAGCTCAGCCTCGAGGTACAAGCACCGGACGGCAAGGCTCCCGTGCTCAACGCCGAAGCCGTCATGGAACGCGCGGAATGGGCCCAGCCCCGGATGTCGCGGCGGTTCAGCTCCCTTGTCCGCGGCATCCTGCACGAAGCCGAACTCCTGGGGCTCATGGGCTCGGGAGCCTTGACGCAGCTTGGTTCGGCGATCGCCACCGAACAGCCCGAGCTGGCCCTCAGCGTCCTCGGCGAACACCTCCCGGCCGCGGTCAACCATGTCCTGCTCCAAGCAGACCTGACCGCCGTCGCCCCGGGTTACCTGGCACCTGAACTGAGCGAAAAACTGCTCTTGATTGCCGACGCCGAAGGCCAGGGTCCGGCCACGATCTTCCGCTTCTCCGGAGATTCGATCCGGCGCGCGTTGGACGCCGGCCAGGACGCGGAGACCATCCTCGCGTTCCTGCGCACCCACTCCGCCACCGATGTTCCCCAGCCGCTCCGCTACTTGATCAAGGACATCGCCTCGCGGCACGGCCGGCTGCGCGTCGCCAGCAGCCCCAGTTTCATCCAAAGCGACGACGAGGCCGCCATCGCCGAGCTCGTTCGGGAGCCGGGAGCCGCAAGCCTGGGACTTGTCAGGATCGCCCCCACAGTACTGACCTCCGCCGCGAGCCCCCGGGAGACCGCGAGAGTGCTGCGCGAGCTGGGACTCTCGCCTGCCGTGCAGGAGGCGGAGACCGCCGTCGTGCGCTATAAAAGGACGACGGCGGTGGCAGGGGGCGTCCGCCCTGTTTACACGGCTCCCCGCATTGCCCCGCCGGACGACGACGTCGACGCCCAGCTCGCGGTGCTGAGGCACCATCGCGCGGTCCACAGCGAAGTGACCGGCGAGGCGGCAACGCAACTGGGACTCGAAACCCTGCAGAGGGCCATCCGGCTGAAGCAAGCGGTCACCATGAACGTGGTGGACGGCTTGGGGAATTCCAATACAGAGACCGTTGTTCCGGTATCAGTGTCGGGAGGGCGCGTCAGGGTATTCGACGCCGCCAGGGATACCGAAAGAGTCTTGTCCATCCATCGCATCATCGATGTGGAGCCCGCGGGCGATCCGCGCAAGTGA
- a CDS encoding DNA repair helicase XPB: MSDGPLIVQSDKTILLEVDHELATEARHAIAAFAELERAPEHVHSYRLTPLGLWNARAAGLDAEKVLDTLLRYSRFPVPHSLLIDIEETMSRYGRLRLEKDPQHGLVMRTTDHPVLEEVIRAKKIAPLLGPRIDGETVVVHSSQRGQLKQLLLKLGWPAEDLAGYVDGTPHLIALNEDGWHLRPYQKLATENFWAGGSGVVVLPCGAGKTLVGAAAMATSSTTTLILVTNTVAARQWKDELLKRTSLTEQEIGEYSGAVKEVRPVTIATYQVLTTKRGGLYPHLELVDGHDWGLIIYDEVHLLPAPIFRMTADLQARRRLGLTATLVREDGREGEVFSLIGPKRYDAPWKDIEAQGYIAPADCVEVRVDLPRDERVAYAMAEDADKYRLCATSETKTHLVEQLVALHQGEQLLVIGQYIDQLDEIGERLDAPVIKGDTTVKVRQKLFDAFRAGDIKTLVVSKVANFSIDLPEASVAIQVSGSFGSRQEEAQRLGRLLRPKQDGRAARFYSLVARDTLDQDFAAKRQRFLAEQGYAYRIMDAKDVPAG, translated from the coding sequence GTGAGCGACGGTCCGCTGATCGTACAGAGCGACAAAACCATCCTGCTGGAAGTCGACCACGAGCTCGCTACCGAGGCACGGCATGCGATTGCGGCGTTCGCCGAGCTGGAGCGCGCCCCCGAACACGTCCACAGCTACCGGCTCACCCCTTTAGGCCTATGGAATGCGCGCGCCGCAGGACTGGACGCCGAAAAAGTCCTCGACACGCTCCTGCGCTACTCCCGTTTCCCGGTGCCGCACTCTTTGCTGATCGACATCGAAGAGACGATGTCGCGCTACGGCCGCTTGCGCCTCGAAAAGGACCCGCAGCACGGATTGGTCATGCGTACCACCGACCACCCCGTACTCGAGGAAGTCATCCGGGCCAAGAAAATCGCACCCTTGCTGGGGCCGAGGATCGACGGCGAAACCGTGGTGGTGCATTCCTCCCAGCGGGGACAGCTCAAGCAATTGTTGCTCAAGCTCGGATGGCCGGCCGAGGACCTCGCTGGCTACGTGGACGGCACTCCGCACCTGATCGCCCTGAACGAGGACGGTTGGCACCTGCGGCCATATCAAAAGCTTGCCACGGAGAACTTCTGGGCGGGCGGCAGCGGCGTCGTCGTCCTGCCCTGCGGTGCGGGCAAGACCTTGGTGGGGGCCGCAGCAATGGCTACCAGCTCCACCACCACGCTGATCCTGGTGACCAACACGGTCGCGGCCCGGCAATGGAAGGACGAGCTTCTCAAGCGGACGTCGCTGACGGAGCAGGAGATCGGCGAGTATTCGGGCGCCGTCAAGGAAGTCCGGCCCGTCACGATCGCCACCTACCAGGTCCTGACCACGAAACGCGGAGGCCTTTACCCGCACCTGGAACTCGTGGACGGGCACGACTGGGGACTCATCATCTACGACGAGGTTCATCTCCTGCCGGCTCCGATCTTCCGGATGACCGCGGACCTGCAGGCCCGCCGTCGTCTGGGACTCACTGCGACGCTTGTGCGTGAGGATGGTCGCGAGGGTGAGGTCTTCAGTTTGATCGGCCCCAAGCGCTATGACGCACCGTGGAAAGACATCGAAGCCCAGGGCTATATTGCGCCGGCGGACTGCGTGGAAGTCCGGGTGGACCTGCCCCGGGACGAGCGCGTGGCCTACGCGATGGCGGAGGATGCGGACAAATACCGGCTCTGCGCGACGTCGGAGACCAAGACCCATTTGGTGGAGCAGCTCGTGGCCTTGCACCAAGGCGAGCAGCTGCTGGTGATAGGCCAATACATCGACCAGTTGGATGAGATCGGCGAGCGTTTGGACGCTCCCGTGATCAAGGGCGATACCACCGTCAAGGTGCGGCAGAAGTTGTTCGATGCCTTCCGCGCCGGTGACATCAAGACCCTCGTGGTGTCCAAAGTGGCCAACTTCTCGATCGACCTGCCCGAGGCTTCCGTGGCGATCCAGGTATCGGGATCGTTCGGTTCCCGCCAGGAAGAGGCTCAACGCTTGGGGCGCTTGCTTCGGCCCAAGCAGGACGGCCGTGCGGCACGCTTCTACTCCTTGGTGGCCCGGGACACCCTCGACCAGGACTTTGCTGCCAAACGGCAACGCTTCCTCGCCGAACAGGGCTACGCCTACCGGATCATGGACGCCAAGGACGTACCCGCCGGGTAG
- a CDS encoding LysR family transcriptional regulator ArgP, producing the protein MARFSSEQLHTFAAVLTEGTLDAAARSLNITPSAVSQRLKALEQASGRVLLQRSNPVQATESGHVVLRLARQLAQLEADAELELGLPGESPMVSVPIVVNADSLSVWFLKALTRVPAALNAVFDLHRDDEQYSTSMLRAGTVMAAVTATPEPVQGCRVEPLGSMRYRAVTTPEFRARWLPDGADVASLRAAPAVDFDRKDEYQHRFLELLGGAGRGMEPAGPRHYVPSSQEFAEAIRLGLGWGLLPESQCGRDIADGYLVELAPEQPLDVPLYWQRWRAPSRILDAVTEAVRSTAAEVLRRA; encoded by the coding sequence ATGGCCAGATTCTCTTCTGAACAGCTGCACACGTTCGCCGCCGTGCTCACGGAAGGTACCCTCGACGCCGCTGCCCGATCACTGAACATCACGCCGTCGGCGGTCTCCCAGCGCCTCAAGGCGCTTGAACAAGCATCCGGCAGGGTATTGCTGCAGCGCAGCAATCCGGTCCAGGCCACGGAGTCGGGACACGTAGTCCTCAGGCTGGCGCGGCAGCTCGCCCAGTTGGAGGCTGACGCCGAACTAGAACTGGGCCTGCCCGGCGAGTCGCCGATGGTTTCGGTTCCGATCGTGGTCAACGCGGATTCCTTGTCCGTCTGGTTCCTCAAGGCCCTTACCAGGGTCCCCGCGGCGCTGAACGCTGTCTTTGATCTTCACCGGGACGACGAGCAGTATTCCACGTCCATGCTGCGCGCCGGAACGGTGATGGCCGCCGTGACCGCGACTCCCGAGCCGGTGCAGGGCTGCCGCGTGGAGCCTCTGGGGAGCATGCGATACCGTGCCGTCACCACCCCGGAGTTCAGGGCGCGGTGGCTTCCCGACGGCGCCGATGTCGCCTCGCTGCGCGCGGCTCCGGCCGTGGACTTCGACCGCAAGGATGAATACCAGCACCGTTTCCTGGAACTCTTGGGCGGCGCTGGCCGTGGGATGGAGCCGGCAGGGCCGCGCCACTATGTTCCGTCCAGCCAGGAGTTTGCCGAGGCCATTCGCTTGGGTCTCGGGTGGGGACTGCTGCCTGAATCGCAATGCGGCCGGGACATAGCCGATGGGTATTTGGTGGAACTCGCGCCTGAGCAGCCCTTGGACGTTCCCTTGTACTGGCAACGGTGGCGGGCGCCGTCGCGGATCTTGGACGCCGTGACTGAGGCGGTCCGGAGCACCGCCGCGGAAGTGCTGCGCCGGGCCTAA